The genomic window CGGCGTCAGCCAGCGCCTGGTCGGGGGGTTCTTGAGCCTCGAAGGTGGGTTCTTCGTGACCTGGTTCAAGATCTTCACCGGTGACATCGCGGTAGGACCAATTCCGGGCGTCGGACTCGAAACGATCATCGTCGGCGAGGGTCAGTTGCTCGCGCTCGCAACCACCCTATTCATCTTCGTCGTGGTCGTGTACGCGGAGTCCGTCCGCGTCGAGATCCCGCTCTCCCACGCCCGGGTCAAGGGCGCGCGTGGTCGCTTCCCGGTGAAGCTCATCTACGCCAGCGTCCTGCCGATGATCCTCGTTCGCGCGCTGCAGGCGAACATCCAGTTCCTGGGCCAGCTGCTCAATCGCGAGGGGATCAGCCCCGACTGGCTGGGCGTCTACACGCAGAGCGGCGACCCGATCGGCGGGCTGATGTACTACCTCGCGCCGATCTACACGCCCCAGGACTGGATGTGGTTCACGGGCCAGACGCCTGCCGGTATCGAGACCTGGCAAATCATGATCCGCGTAGCGATCGACCTCGGCTTCATGATCGGCGGCGGGGCGATCTTCGCTATCTTCTGGGTCGAGACCACGGACATGGGCCCGGAAGCCACCGCGAAGCAGATTCAGAATTCAGGGATGCAGATCCCCGGATTCCGCCAGGACGTCGGCGTCGTCGAGAAGGTCATGGAGCGGTACATCCCGCAGGTGACCATTATCGGCGGTGCGCTCGTCGGCCTGCTCGCGGTCATGGCCAACATGCTCGGCGCCATCGGTGGCGTCTCCGGGACGGGCCTGCTGCTCACAGTCTCCATCACGTACAAGCTGTACGAGGAGATCGCCGAGGAGCAGCTCATGGAGATGCACCCGATGATGCGCCAGATGTTCGGGTAGCGACCCGGAACCACTGCGCCGGCCAGCGGCGCAGGCCCTATTCTGCGGTTCCGCTTCGGTTCGACCAGCGACTGCAGCCCGGTTTTGGACCGGGTTGGCCGGGGAGCCTTCCGCCGGGTCGGCAGTGATTCAGGCCTCTGCCGTCGGTCGTTCCTGTACCCGTTTCGACAGCACGTAGAAGCCGATACCCAGTGGGATGCAGACGACGAACGCCAGCACCAGGAGGATCCCACCCTGGATGCCCGCGACTGCCTCGTCGATGCCGGAGCTGTTCGACGCGTCGACGGTCGAGGAGATGTAGACGTACGCGACGACCGGCGCGAAGAAGGCCTCGGCGGCGAGCCAGAACAGCGTCGCGCTAGCCATCCCCGTAACGGTCCGTTTTCTGTAGATGAGGATCGCGAACAGTGGAAGCGAGAGAATCACGGCCAACAGGAGTTCCCCGAAGGACGCGAGGCTGGCCAACAGGTACACGCCGAGGGCGGGCAAGAGCGCGAAGCCGATCGCCATCGCGATCCGGCCCCACTGCTGGGTGCGACTCCTGTACGTAGAGGAACTGCTCGCCGAATGCGACGATTCCTCGCCACCGTCGCTCACCAGCCGGGCTTGGGACCCCTCGTGACGGAGGGGTTGTCCACAATACGGACAGGCCGCGGTAGCCGGCTGGACCGCGGTGTCGCACGCTGGACACGCTGGCATGGTTGGATCAAAGCCGAGACCGTGGAATAACAGTCGGCACATAGCAGGCCGCCCGGCCGCAGAAAGGTCGGGTTATTCGGACGCCGTGGTTGGTACGCCAG from Salinarchaeum sp. Harcht-Bsk1 includes these protein-coding regions:
- the secY gene encoding preprotein translocase subunit SecY; amino-acid sequence: MGWKEVAEPVLARMPVVRRPESHVPFKRKLAWTASVLVLYFFLTNVALWGMSTNTDAFGQFRTVLAGSQGSILQVGIGPIVTASIVLQLLGGANLLGLDTDDPRDQILYQGLQKLLVVIVTILTALPMVYAGFIQASPQVASQLGVSLAGIRILLMAQIVTGGLLILYLDEIVSKWGVGSGVGLFIIAGVSQRLVGGFLSLEGGFFVTWFKIFTGDIAVGPIPGVGLETIIVGEGQLLALATTLFIFVVVVYAESVRVEIPLSHARVKGARGRFPVKLIYASVLPMILVRALQANIQFLGQLLNREGISPDWLGVYTQSGDPIGGLMYYLAPIYTPQDWMWFTGQTPAGIETWQIMIRVAIDLGFMIGGGAIFAIFWVETTDMGPEATAKQIQNSGMQIPGFRQDVGVVEKVMERYIPQVTIIGGALVGLLAVMANMLGAIGGVSGTGLLLTVSITYKLYEEIAEEQLMEMHPMMRQMFG